In Anaerolineales bacterium, the following proteins share a genomic window:
- a CDS encoding STAS domain-containing protein — translation MDLVRITQLKQNRPVSVFRLQERISLDNFAELEAITKREQKNGMYNLVLDLSETPALTSIGVRAIVVIHKLLSADGGNPLKLAAVQPSVREVLSISGITKFIEIFDTVDEAVKSFQ, via the coding sequence ATGGATCTCGTGCGCATTACCCAACTCAAACAAAATAGACCGGTGTCCGTCTTCCGCTTGCAAGAGCGCATCAGCCTCGATAATTTCGCCGAACTCGAAGCCATTACCAAACGCGAACAAAAGAACGGAATGTACAATCTCGTGCTGGATTTGAGCGAAACGCCCGCGCTCACCAGCATCGGCGTGCGCGCCATTGTGGTCATTCACAAATTGTTATCTGCCGATGGGGGCAACCCGCTCAAGCTTGCCGCCGTTCAGCCATCGGTGCGCGAGGTGCTGAGTATTTCGGGGATCACCAAGTTCATCGAAATCTTCGACACGGTGGATGAGGCGGTGAAGTCGTTTCAATAG
- a CDS encoding HAD family phosphatase, whose amino-acid sequence MLKALLFDFDGLILDTETPDYLVWKNIYQEHGFEFPHGEWGKIIGGNGLTDFDAASHLSLLSQGRLDSVSLRARHSVESLAMLDAQSVMPGVLDMIHAAKEHNLKLAIASSSHHSWVDTHAKRLGIFHLFDAVVAADDVGVGRTKPQPDLFLTALNQLQVAKESAVVFEDSPNGVKAANRAGIFVVAVPNQATSILPFDGANMIVKSLTELPFQRLNDLF is encoded by the coding sequence ATGCTCAAAGCCCTCCTCTTCGACTTCGACGGACTCATCCTCGACACCGAGACCCCCGATTACCTCGTTTGGAAAAACATCTATCAAGAACACGGATTTGAATTTCCGCATGGCGAGTGGGGCAAAATCATCGGCGGAAACGGCCTCACCGACTTTGACGCGGCGTCCCATCTATCGCTTCTTTCGCAGGGACGGCTGGACTCAGTTTCCTTACGCGCTCGTCACAGCGTGGAGAGTCTCGCCATGCTCGACGCCCAATCGGTCATGCCTGGCGTGCTCGATATGATTCACGCGGCGAAAGAACATAACCTCAAACTTGCCATCGCCTCCAGTTCCCATCACTCGTGGGTAGATACCCACGCCAAACGCCTCGGCATCTTCCACCTGTTCGACGCCGTCGTAGCCGCAGACGATGTCGGCGTGGGACGCACCAAGCCCCAGCCTGATCTATTCCTCACCGCCTTGAACCAGCTTCAAGTGGCGAAAGAATCGGCTGTCGTCTTCGAAGATTCCCCCAACGGAGTCAAAGCCGCCAACCGCGCGGGCATCTTCGTCGTCGCCGTCCCCAATCAAGCGACCTCGATCCTACCCTTCGACGGCGCAAATATGATCGTCAAATCGCTGACTGAGTTGCCATTCCAACGTTTGAACGATTTGTTTTGA
- a CDS encoding tryptophan 2,3-dioxygenase family protein → MDDLYYGDYIELDTILNSQHPRSFERMEDGNDEMLFIIIHQAYELWFKQIIFELDLVRNIFERGHINDNSDDMSNAAHKLKRIVKILELVNQQVGVLETMTALDFLEFRNYLLPASGFQSKQFRLIEAKLGLKMEERHKKEYYKTTRRGSLSAADAQEVSRAESESALKGLIVSWLARMPFFDEGYWTDYVSTSEAKAGKFWSDYRKAYEASLSDGERGRLAEFDRVFFSEGRGDLAPEAMQSALFITLYRDLPIFQMPFELLNTLSEIDELLSNWRYRHFMMVRRMIGIRAGTGGTSGAGYLEGTLSQHYIFRELTELATFLIERSKLPDLPKALREKVSFQV, encoded by the coding sequence ATGGACGATCTATATTACGGCGATTATATCGAGTTGGATACGATTTTGAACAGCCAGCATCCACGCAGTTTTGAGAGGATGGAGGACGGCAACGATGAGATGCTGTTCATTATCATCCATCAGGCGTATGAGTTGTGGTTCAAGCAAATTATCTTCGAGTTGGACTTGGTGCGGAACATCTTCGAGCGGGGGCACATCAACGATAACTCGGACGATATGAGCAATGCGGCGCATAAGTTGAAGCGCATCGTAAAAATTTTGGAGTTGGTCAACCAGCAGGTGGGCGTGCTGGAGACGATGACCGCGCTGGATTTTTTGGAGTTCAGAAATTATTTACTGCCCGCTTCGGGGTTTCAGAGCAAGCAGTTCCGTTTGATCGAAGCGAAGTTGGGGTTGAAAATGGAGGAGCGCCACAAAAAGGAATATTACAAAACGACGCGGCGCGGCAGTTTATCCGCAGCGGACGCGCAAGAGGTGAGCCGCGCCGAAAGTGAAAGCGCGTTGAAGGGACTCATCGTGAGTTGGCTCGCACGGATGCCGTTCTTCGACGAGGGCTATTGGACGGACTATGTTTCAACGAGCGAGGCGAAAGCGGGCAAGTTCTGGTCCGATTATCGCAAGGCGTACGAGGCGAGCCTGTCGGATGGGGAACGCGGCAGGCTGGCGGAGTTCGATCGGGTCTTTTTCTCCGAAGGGCGCGGCGACCTTGCGCCCGAGGCGATGCAGTCGGCGTTGTTCATCACGCTGTACCGCGACCTGCCGATCTTTCAGATGCCATTCGAGTTGTTGAACACGCTCTCCGAAATTGACGAACTGCTCTCGAACTGGCGGTATCGTCACTTTATGATGGTGCGGCGCATGATCGGCATCCGTGCTGGGACGGGCGGCACAAGCGGCGCAGGCTACCTCGAAGGGACGCTCAGCCAGCACTACATCTTCCGCGAGCTCACCGAACTGGCGACGTTCTTGATCGAGCGAAGCAAATTGCCCGATCTGCCAAAGGCGCTGAGGGAGAAGGTCAGTTTTCAGGTGTAG
- a CDS encoding DUF1905 domain-containing protein — protein sequence MILEFSGKIFHWRGPAPFLFVAVPESQSRDIKVVSREITYGWGVIPVHVRIGKTEFKTSLFPKDGLYLVPIKMVVQKAENIGEGDKVKIRLEIRL from the coding sequence ATGATCCTCGAATTCAGCGGCAAGATTTTCCACTGGCGCGGACCCGCTCCCTTTCTGTTCGTCGCCGTTCCCGAGTCGCAAAGCCGCGACATCAAGGTGGTCTCACGGGAGATTACGTATGGCTGGGGAGTGATCCCCGTCCACGTGCGGATCGGCAAGACCGAGTTCAAGACATCCCTGTTTCCTAAAGATGGTTTGTATCTTGTGCCGATCAAGATGGTCGTGCAAAAAGCGGAAAATATCGGCGAAGGGGACAAGGTGAAGATACGGCTCGAAATCCGTTTATGA
- a CDS encoding NAD(P)-dependent alcohol dehydrogenase → MKAVVHESYGLPTVLKIKEIEKPEVADDAVLVRVRASSVNIAEWYGMTGLFIARIGGGLFKPKDQRIGADFSGVVEAVGKNRTDFKPGDEVFGGRGGSFAEYVSVKNAVARKPTNLTFEEAAAVPTAGITALQGLRDYGKIQPGQKVLIHGASGGVGSFAIQIAKAFGAEVTAVCSTQNVEHARSLGADHVIDYAREDFTRNGQEYDLLFNVNGSRSWSAYKRALKPDAIFVLVGGPRTPLIGPLSMVVKMRLAMLGSSRKFAFFIAKFNREDMQVLKDLIETGKVKPFVERTYPMTRIADAMTHLGAGHAKGKIVVSMG, encoded by the coding sequence ATGAAAGCCGTTGTGCATGAATCCTATGGTCTGCCGACCGTTTTGAAGATCAAAGAGATCGAGAAGCCCGAAGTCGCGGACGATGCCGTGCTGGTGCGCGTGCGCGCCTCTTCCGTCAACATCGCGGAGTGGTACGGTATGACGGGACTCTTCATTGCGCGCATTGGCGGCGGACTGTTCAAGCCCAAGGATCAAAGGATCGGCGCGGATTTTTCGGGCGTGGTCGAAGCGGTCGGTAAAAACAGAACCGATTTCAAACCCGGCGATGAAGTATTCGGCGGACGAGGCGGGTCATTCGCTGAGTATGTATCGGTGAAGAACGCGGTCGCACGGAAGCCGACCAATCTCACCTTCGAAGAAGCGGCGGCTGTCCCTACGGCGGGAATCACCGCCCTGCAAGGATTACGCGACTACGGGAAAATCCAGCCCGGGCAGAAAGTCCTGATTCACGGCGCGTCGGGCGGAGTGGGATCGTTCGCCATCCAGATTGCGAAAGCCTTCGGCGCGGAAGTGACCGCCGTATGCAGTACACAGAATGTTGAACACGCCCGTTCGCTCGGCGCGGACCACGTGATTGATTACGCCAGAGAGGATTTCACGCGGAACGGTCAAGAGTACGACCTGCTGTTCAACGTCAACGGAAGCCGATCATGGTCTGCATACAAGCGGGCGCTCAAACCCGATGCGATTTTTGTCCTCGTTGGAGGACCAAGAACTCCGCTCATCGGTCCACTTAGCATGGTCGTCAAAATGCGGCTTGCGATGCTGGGTTCGAGTCGGAAGTTCGCCTTCTTCATCGCCAAATTCAATCGCGAGGATATGCAAGTTCTGAAAGACCTCATCGAAACCGGCAAAGTAAAACCGTTCGTCGAGCGAACCTACCCGATGACGCGCATCGCCGACGCCATGACGCATTTGGGCGCGGGACACGCCAAAGGGAAGATCGTGGTTTCAATGGGGTAA
- a CDS encoding DUF4386 family protein: MKTSHQIYARVAGFTFLAYIAAGITSMTLGDQSQASGLLALIQSFSALTLGVTLFALTYEQGLILALFALTCRVAEAIQSGESAAIYFSVGSLFFSWLLLRGRSIPTWLAWVGVIASALLVVILPLQLVGFFGGTMSWASSVTWLVWLPMLVFEVTLAFWFMIKGVAIPTAQNRLSNI, from the coding sequence ATGAAAACCTCCCATCAAATATACGCAAGAGTAGCCGGTTTTACCTTCCTTGCTTACATCGCCGCCGGGATTACGAGCATGACGCTCGGCGACCAGTCGCAAGCGTCTGGCTTGCTTGCTTTAATACAGTCATTTTCAGCCCTAACACTGGGAGTAACGCTCTTCGCACTCACCTACGAGCAGGGGCTTATCTTGGCGTTGTTTGCCCTCACCTGCCGCGTGGCTGAGGCTATCCAATCTGGCGAGAGCGCCGCCATCTATTTTTCAGTAGGCAGTCTCTTTTTCTCGTGGCTCCTCCTGCGCGGACGTTCGATTCCAACGTGGCTGGCATGGGTGGGTGTGATCGCCTCCGCTTTGCTCGTTGTGATTTTGCCCCTGCAACTTGTCGGATTTTTCGGCGGGACCATGTCGTGGGCATCATCGGTCACATGGCTGGTCTGGCTTCCCATGTTGGTGTTTGAGGTGACGCTGGCATTCTGGTTCATGATCAAGGGCGTTGCAATTCCAACGGCGCAAAACAGGTTATCGAATATCTAA
- a CDS encoding aminotransferase class V-fold PLP-dependent enzyme, whose amino-acid sequence MELQYFEFLKHLVRINRWVYLDHNATTPVSDRVRRAMDQALKSHYGNPSSFYGMGRKSAELLDEARQRVAKAIHADPSEVYFTACATESNNAALKAVASRFYPKKTKIVSTPIEHPSVMNTLAYLETQGVIVEYCPVDDKGRVQFSELEKLVDGDTFLVCCMLANNETGVIQDINTMTKIAKQHGALVFTDCVQALGKIPIDLHAWDVDYASFSAHKLYGPKGIGALYIKQGSPFTPLLHGGHQESGLRAGTESIHNIVGFGVACEAVEKLLSRGDQTSGLKRQLIQRFKVIKPDCVINSPDAEAECLPNTLSITFRGVENAGLMGMLDYRGIAVSAGSACSTGEDTPSHVLKAIGLSDQAARETIRISLGPDTSARDLQYLTRVVQEYLEGRIPFVNMLAPAQLNESILFAEDTFILDVRPPMNRKEAKGLPNSHEVDPLRVEKYLKQLPREKQILVYCPGGGLSVMISYYLQAKGFKRVTNLRGGLDAWRKRHGALYDKYAGQNVTVLQPD is encoded by the coding sequence ATGGAACTTCAATATTTTGAATTCTTGAAACATCTCGTTCGCATCAACCGATGGGTCTATCTTGACCACAACGCGACCACGCCCGTCAGCGACCGTGTCCGCCGCGCCATGGATCAGGCGTTGAAGTCTCATTACGGCAATCCATCGTCATTCTATGGCATGGGCAGGAAATCGGCAGAGTTATTGGACGAAGCCCGCCAGCGCGTGGCAAAGGCGATTCATGCCGACCCGTCTGAGGTCTATTTCACCGCGTGCGCCACCGAGTCGAATAATGCCGCGCTCAAGGCGGTCGCCAGTCGCTTCTACCCCAAAAAGACCAAGATCGTTTCCACGCCGATCGAACATCCTTCCGTGATGAATACACTGGCATATCTCGAAACTCAGGGCGTGATCGTCGAATATTGCCCAGTGGACGATAAAGGACGTGTACAATTCTCCGAATTGGAAAAGTTGGTTGACGGAGATACTTTTCTAGTCTGTTGTATGCTGGCGAACAATGAGACCGGTGTCATTCAAGACATCAACACCATGACGAAAATCGCCAAACAACACGGCGCGTTAGTTTTCACGGACTGCGTGCAAGCGTTGGGAAAAATTCCGATTGACCTTCACGCTTGGGATGTGGATTACGCCTCGTTTTCAGCGCACAAACTGTATGGCCCGAAAGGAATCGGCGCCTTGTACATCAAGCAGGGCAGTCCATTTACGCCTCTGCTTCATGGCGGTCACCAGGAAAGCGGACTGCGCGCCGGCACCGAAAGCATCCACAACATTGTCGGGTTTGGCGTCGCTTGCGAGGCTGTGGAAAAACTACTCAGCCGGGGCGATCAAACCAGCGGATTGAAACGACAATTGATTCAACGCTTCAAAGTAATCAAACCGGATTGTGTGATCAATTCGCCGGATGCCGAAGCGGAATGCCTGCCGAATACGCTCAGCATTACCTTCCGCGGTGTGGAAAACGCCGGGTTGATGGGCATGTTGGACTACCGCGGCATCGCGGTCTCTGCCGGTTCGGCGTGCAGTACCGGAGAAGATACGCCCTCCCACGTTTTGAAAGCGATCGGGTTGTCCGATCAAGCCGCACGCGAGACAATTCGCATCAGCCTCGGACCCGACACCTCCGCGCGCGACCTTCAATATCTGACGCGCGTGGTTCAAGAATATCTGGAAGGTCGCATCCCCTTCGTCAACATGCTCGCGCCGGCGCAATTGAATGAGTCCATTCTGTTCGCCGAAGATACCTTCATCCTTGACGTGCGTCCGCCGATGAATCGCAAAGAAGCGAAGGGCTTGCCCAACTCGCATGAGGTTGATCCGCTCCGTGTCGAAAAATATTTGAAACAACTTCCGCGCGAGAAGCAAATTTTGGTGTATTGTCCAGGAGGCGGGCTCTCGGTCATGATCTCATATTATTTGCAAGCGAAAGGCTTCAAGCGCGTCACCAATCTGCGCGGCGGGTTGGACGCTTGGAGAAAGCGGCATGGCGCCCTGTATGACAAATACGCCGGGCAGAACGTAACCGTCCTCCAACCGGACTAG
- a CDS encoding response regulator transcription factor, whose amino-acid sequence MPPLILVVDDEPKVTRLARDYLEKNGFRVVSASDGQSALTTARRERPDLIILDLMLPHMDGREVCRILRRESDVPIIMLTALSEEIDQVTGLEIGADDYITKPFSIRTLVARVRALLRRTRGDIKPPSLIRTRGLEIDSEKYSVTFNGSPLKLTPNEFKLLHLLASRPGQTHTREQLLEDLHGTASNIDRSVDSHIKNLRKKLEAAAGESMIETVYGIGYRFVESEK is encoded by the coding sequence ATGCCTCCCCTCATCCTCGTCGTGGACGATGAACCGAAAGTCACCCGCCTCGCGCGCGACTATCTGGAGAAGAACGGATTCCGCGTCGTCAGCGCCTCTGACGGTCAATCTGCCCTGACAACTGCCCGCCGCGAGCGACCCGATCTCATCATCCTCGACCTGATGCTCCCCCACATGGACGGGCGCGAAGTCTGCCGCATCCTGCGCCGCGAAAGCGACGTGCCCATCATCATGCTCACCGCGCTTTCCGAGGAGATAGACCAGGTCACCGGTCTCGAAATCGGCGCCGACGACTACATCACCAAGCCGTTCTCCATCCGCACGCTGGTGGCGCGCGTGCGCGCGTTGCTCCGCCGAACGCGCGGCGATATCAAGCCGCCGAGCCTCATCCGCACACGCGGGCTTGAAATTGATTCGGAAAAATATTCCGTCACATTCAACGGCAGTCCGCTCAAACTCACGCCGAACGAATTTAAACTGCTCCACCTGCTCGCCAGCCGACCCGGTCAGACCCACACGCGTGAGCAACTGCTCGAAGATTTGCACGGAACGGCATCGAACATAGATCGCAGTGTCGATTCGCACATCAAAAATCTGCGGAAGAAACTCGAAGCCGCCGCAGGCGAATCCATGATCGAAACCGTCTACGGCATCGGCTACCGCTTCGTCGAAAGTGAAAAGTAA
- a CDS encoding ATP-binding protein: MSTPPPQKRQRSYRFVPFVLFFVISVFLFVGGVAALLYFLFSEYSGVRNIWILLCGAPAILIVLAFIVVFNLYLRFGKPLEEFFNTINAVEAGDLSARVPEKNSDMFSDLIKRFNKMVGELERAEQQRRNLTADIAHELRTPLHIIQGNLEGLQDGVYQPTPEHISATLDETHLLTRLVNDLQTLSLAETGQLPLHPTLFLLADLIADLTSSFSAQAASLGIDLQTHIADKNQQLTADYDRLDQVLSNLISNALRHTPQGGTITIHTEHPQDTQYEVRITVADTGSGIAPEDLPFIFDRFWRGDRSRSERTHSGLGLAIAKQLIHAHGGTINAHSEPGNGTTFTVELPSSLLQS, translated from the coding sequence ATGTCCACTCCTCCTCCCCAAAAACGACAACGCTCCTATCGCTTTGTGCCATTCGTCCTCTTCTTCGTCATCTCCGTTTTCCTTTTCGTGGGCGGGGTTGCGGCGCTGCTCTACTTCCTTTTTTCGGAATACTCCGGCGTTCGGAACATCTGGATTCTGCTTTGTGGCGCGCCTGCAATTCTGATCGTCCTCGCATTCATCGTCGTCTTCAATCTTTACCTCCGCTTCGGCAAACCGCTCGAGGAATTCTTCAACACCATCAACGCGGTGGAAGCGGGCGACCTCTCGGCGCGCGTCCCTGAAAAAAACTCCGACATGTTCAGCGACCTGATCAAACGCTTCAACAAAATGGTCGGCGAACTCGAACGCGCCGAACAACAACGCCGCAACCTCACCGCCGACATCGCCCACGAACTCCGCACGCCGCTTCACATCATTCAGGGAAATCTCGAAGGGCTTCAAGACGGCGTCTACCAGCCAACGCCTGAGCATATCAGCGCCACATTGGATGAAACTCATCTGCTCACCCGCCTCGTCAACGACCTGCAAACCCTCTCCCTCGCTGAGACTGGACAACTGCCGCTTCATCCGACCTTATTTCTGCTCGCCGATCTGATAGCGGATCTCACTTCGAGTTTTTCCGCCCAAGCCGCGTCCCTCGGCATTGACTTGCAAACGCACATCGCCGACAAGAATCAACAACTCACCGCCGATTATGACAGGCTCGATCAAGTGTTATCCAATCTCATCTCGAACGCGTTGCGCCACACGCCGCAAGGCGGAACCATCACCATTCACACAGAACATCCTCAAGATACGCAGTACGAAGTACGAATTACTGTCGCTGATACTGGGTCAGGCATCGCTCCCGAAGACCTCCCCTTCATCTTCGATCGTTTCTGGCGCGGCGACCGATCGCGCAGTGAACGAACCCACAGTGGGCTGGGTCTTGCCATCGCCAAACAACTCATCCACGCGCACGGCGGGACGATCAACGCGCACAGTGAGCCAGGGAACGGAACAACATTCACTGTCGAACTGCCGTCTTCTCTGCTACAATCCTAA
- a CDS encoding FAD-dependent oxidoreductase produces the protein MTQTYDAIVIGAGVMGASLAFHFAERGLKTAILERKVSASGATGHSSGLVRMHYDLAAESDLTFQSYKIYFNNWKERVGGECGFQQTGFLQIAKREHEDKLRGNVANQQKIGINTSVISADEVRRLFPDLQTGHFDFGAYEPDSGYADATLTTNSFLEAAKRNNATLIQNCEVTAVRIANGKIIGVDTTQGSFDAPIVVNAAGAWAKHVAGLAGIQVPLETWTHDVAFLHRPPTLGRIPACIDDVINCYFRPEGSALILAAGEDESLRGDPPDAEDQTPTPTFVEKLIDQMVQRIPKIEQSGLHSIHVGRDGITPDQRAIYSGTDVEGFYLACGLSGTGFKTSPAAGASMVELILDGTPKTVDITPFRFSRFAEGKLLEGEFGYGHIWK, from the coding sequence ATGACTCAAACCTACGACGCCATCGTCATCGGCGCGGGCGTGATGGGCGCCAGCCTCGCCTTCCACTTCGCCGAGCGCGGACTCAAAACCGCCATCCTCGAACGCAAGGTCAGCGCTTCGGGCGCCACGGGTCACTCCAGCGGGCTCGTCCGCATGCACTACGACCTCGCCGCCGAATCTGATTTAACTTTTCAAAGTTACAAAATTTATTTCAACAATTGGAAAGAGCGCGTGGGCGGCGAATGCGGTTTTCAACAAACTGGATTTCTGCAGATCGCCAAACGCGAGCATGAGGACAAACTGCGCGGCAACGTCGCCAACCAACAAAAGATTGGGATCAACACCTCGGTCATTTCTGCGGATGAAGTGCGCCGCCTCTTTCCTGACCTTCAAACTGGTCACTTCGACTTCGGCGCTTACGAACCCGATTCAGGCTACGCCGACGCGACGCTCACCACCAACTCGTTCCTCGAAGCCGCAAAGCGCAACAACGCGACGTTGATTCAAAACTGCGAAGTGACCGCTGTCCGCATAGCGAACGGAAAAATCATCGGCGTGGATACGACTCAGGGAAGTTTCGACGCGCCGATCGTCGTCAACGCGGCTGGGGCGTGGGCAAAACATGTCGCTGGGCTGGCAGGCATCCAAGTCCCGCTTGAAACGTGGACGCACGACGTCGCCTTCCTCCACCGCCCGCCGACGCTGGGTCGCATCCCCGCTTGCATTGACGACGTCATCAACTGCTACTTCCGCCCCGAGGGGAGCGCGCTCATCCTAGCCGCGGGCGAAGACGAATCCCTGCGCGGCGATCCGCCCGACGCCGAAGATCAAACGCCCACGCCCACCTTCGTTGAAAAATTGATTGACCAGATGGTTCAGCGCATCCCGAAGATCGAACAGAGCGGCTTGCACTCCATCCACGTTGGGCGCGACGGCATCACGCCCGACCAGCGCGCCATTTACAGCGGCACGGACGTTGAAGGCTTTTATCTCGCCTGCGGGCTGAGCGGCACGGGATTCAAGACGTCACCCGCCGCAGGCGCAAGCATGGTGGAATTGATTTTGGATGGCACGCCCAAAACGGTGGACATCACGCCGTTCCGTTTCAGCCGCTTCGCCGAGGGGAAGTTGCTCGAAGGCGAGTTTGGGTATGGGCATATTTGGAAGTAA
- a CDS encoding DUF3800 domain-containing protein has translation MQYFFVDESGDAGLTNQGSAYYVVAMVQLPNREPLVQLSALRDELYLSPNFEFHYYKMNSRQKDEFFQAVHPLAFRVRAAALIKSRLPLKSQSMSSTELATSLLVSLTLRASPLDIANDVLVLDSAPDSFVQSLRIQFTQAYQREGRERPFKKIVSSRSKYDDGLQLADMMAGAVRESIWENDSTYFRTFSNKVLDLWRADK, from the coding sequence ATGCAATATTTCTTCGTTGACGAATCGGGCGATGCAGGGTTAACCAATCAAGGCTCGGCATATTACGTCGTCGCAATGGTGCAATTGCCCAATCGGGAACCTTTAGTTCAACTTTCCGCGCTACGCGACGAACTATATCTCTCTCCAAATTTCGAGTTTCATTATTACAAGATGAATTCACGCCAAAAGGATGAATTCTTTCAAGCCGTGCATCCGCTCGCGTTTCGAGTCCGTGCGGCGGCATTGATAAAATCTCGTCTACCTTTGAAGTCTCAATCCATGAGCAGTACGGAATTGGCGACCAGCCTGCTGGTCAGCCTGACCTTGCGAGCATCTCCGCTCGATATTGCCAACGATGTTTTGGTTTTGGATAGCGCCCCTGATAGTTTTGTCCAATCACTGAGAATTCAGTTTACACAGGCATATCAGCGGGAAGGGCGTGAGCGTCCCTTCAAGAAAATCGTCTCCAGCAGGTCAAAGTATGATGATGGTTTGCAACTGGCGGATATGATGGCAGGCGCGGTGCGAGAATCCATTTGGGAGAATGACTCTACCTACTTCCGAACATTTTCCAACAAAGTATTAGATTTATGGCGGGCAGACAAATAA
- a CDS encoding NADH-quinone oxidoreductase subunit N, with amino-acid sequence MNQSDFTSILPLTILTVWACVLLLVDLFIPKNRKGITALLSALGLAVTLGFTVSQIGSEVSGFKGMVVLDGFSIFVNALLLISGLLGVALAYGYVKRMGIEHGEYYTLLLFSVVGMMLMAQAADLIVVFLALELLSIPLYVLAAFARPKTDSEEAGLKYFLLGAFSSGFLVYGIALIFGATHTTNIFAIVSAASSSTGGLLLTIGAALLLIGFGFKTATVPFHMWTPDVYQGAPTAVTAFMSSGAKIAGFAALLRVFATAFPSLAVDMTDIFWALSALTMIVGNFVAISQTDIKRLLAYSSIAHAGYILMAFVPYGNDAVRDVSIAAGLFYLVAYVFTNFGAWGVVIALEKEAGKGLALNDYAGLSKRHPALAAAMAVFMISLIGFPPTLGMVGKFYLFRAVLDGGFVWLAIIGVLTSLVSAFYYLRVVVIMYMRDGEPTAEREPWLDLTTAVTALVTVIVSFVPQFLFAWASEAVLKLF; translated from the coding sequence ATGAACCAATCCGACTTCACCTCCATCCTCCCTCTCACCATCCTCACCGTTTGGGCGTGTGTGCTATTGCTCGTTGACCTCTTCATCCCAAAGAATCGCAAAGGCATCACGGCATTGCTCTCCGCGTTGGGTCTTGCCGTCACGCTCGGATTCACCGTCTCGCAGATCGGCAGTGAGGTCTCTGGCTTCAAAGGCATGGTCGTCCTCGACGGTTTCTCGATCTTCGTCAACGCCTTGCTCCTCATCAGCGGTTTGCTCGGCGTCGCGCTTGCCTATGGCTACGTCAAACGCATGGGCATCGAACACGGCGAATATTACACTCTGCTCCTCTTCAGCGTCGTCGGCATGATGCTCATGGCGCAAGCCGCCGACCTCATCGTCGTCTTCCTCGCGCTCGAACTCCTCTCCATTCCCCTCTACGTTCTCGCCGCCTTCGCCCGTCCCAAAACGGATTCGGAAGAAGCGGGACTCAAATACTTCCTCCTCGGCGCGTTCTCTTCTGGATTCCTCGTCTACGGGATCGCCCTCATCTTCGGAGCGACTCACACCACCAACATTTTCGCCATCGTGAGCGCCGCTTCTTCCTCGACGGGCGGTCTGCTTCTAACCATCGGCGCCGCCCTCCTCCTCATCGGATTCGGCTTCAAAACCGCCACCGTTCCCTTCCACATGTGGACTCCCGACGTATATCAAGGCGCGCCGACCGCGGTCACCGCGTTCATGTCGTCTGGCGCAAAGATCGCAGGCTTCGCCGCGTTACTGCGCGTCTTTGCCACCGCCTTCCCCTCCCTCGCCGTAGACATGACCGACATCTTCTGGGCATTATCCGCCTTGACGATGATCGTCGGCAACTTCGTCGCCATCTCCCAAACCGACATCAAACGCCTGCTCGCCTACTCCAGCATCGCGCACGCAGGCTACATCCTCATGGCGTTTGTGCCGTATGGCAATGACGCCGTCCGCGACGTTTCGATCGCCGCAGGCTTGTTCTATCTCGTCGCCTACGTGTTCACCAACTTCGGCGCGTGGGGCGTCGTCATCGCTCTCGAAAAAGAAGCGGGCAAAGGGCTGGCGTTGAACGATTACGCGGGTCTCTCGAAGAGACATCCCGCCCTAGCCGCCGCGATGGCTGTCTTCATGATCTCCCTCATCGGCTTCCCGCCGACGTTGGGCATGGTGGGCAAGTTCTATCTCTTCCGCGCCGTGCTCGATGGCGGGTTTGTCTGGCTTGCGATCATCGGTGTGCTGACTTCCCTCGTCTCGGCATTCTACTATCTGCGCGTGGTCGTCATCATGTACATGCGCGACGGTGAACCGACCGCCGAACGCGAACCATGGCTCGACCTGACCACCGCCGTCACCGCCTTAGTGACCGTCATCGTAAGTTTCGTCCCGCAGTTCCTGTTCGCCTGGGCAAGCGAAGCAGTGTTGAAACTTTTCTAA